In Astyanax mexicanus isolate ESR-SI-001 chromosome 25, AstMex3_surface, whole genome shotgun sequence, a genomic segment contains:
- the ank2a gene encoding ankyrin-2 isoform X11: MAHAAAHLKKARELEQISELRALAKAREKRQRHRERAERRRQSDSNTSFLRAARSGNVEKVLELLKCGQDISTCNQNGLNALHLAAKEGHVGLVEELLERGAAVDSSTKKGNTALHIASLAGQKEVARLLVKRGADVNSQSQNGFTPLYMAAQENHLEVVRYLLENGGNQSTATEDGFTPLAIALQQGHNQVVSLLLEHDTKGKVRLPALHIAARKDDTKSAALLLQNDHNADVQSKMMVNRTTESGFTPLHIAAHYGNVNVSTLLLNRGAAVDFTARNGITPLHVASKRGNTNMVELLLEREAQIDAKTRDGLTPLHCAARSGHDAAVEILLEKGAPILARTKNGLSPLHMSAQGDHVECVKHLLQHKAPVDDVTLDYLTALHVAAHCGHYRVTKLLLDKRANPNARALNGFTPLHIACKKNRVKVMELLVKYGASIQAVTESGLTPIHVAAFMGHLNIVLLLLQNGASPDVCNIRGETALHMSARAGQMEVVRCLLRNGARVDATAREDQTPLHIASRLGQSEIVQLLLQHMADPDASTTNGYTPLHIAAREGQIHTTAVLLEAGASHSLTTKKGFTPLHVAAKYGSLEVAKLLLQRRALPDEAGKNGLTPLHVAAHYDNQQVALLLLEKGASPHTTAKNGYTPLHIAVRKNQLQTVMALLQKGAEPGSVTLQGVTPLHLAAQEGHAHMTTLLLEQGANANATTKSGLTPLHLAAQEDRVNAAEVLVKHGANLDHQTKLGYTPLIVACHYGNVKMVNFLLQHGASVNAKTKNGYTPLHQAAQQGNTHIINVLLQHGAKPNAVTMNGNTALSIAKRLGYISVVDTLKVVTEEITTTTTTVTEKHKLNVPETMTEVLDVSDEEGEDTMTGDGGEYLRAEDLRELGDDSLPGQYLDGMSYLSHNLDRVHQTPHLGYPRDGVLIEDMIASHQVSALSREHDKDSFRLSWGAEHLDNVVLTSTLLHSGQSTPCLDHDNSSFLVSFMVDARGGAMRGCRHNGLRIIVPPRKCSAPTRVTCRLVKRHRLATMPPLVEGEGIAGRIIEVGPTGAQFLGKLHLPTAPPPLNEGESLVSRILQLGPPGTKFLGPVIVEIPHFAALRGSERELVILRSETGESWREHHCEHTEEELNQILNGMDEELDSPEELEKKRICRIITRDFPQYFAVVSRIKQDSHLIGPEGGVLSSTLVPQVQAVFPEGALTKRIRVGLQAQPIGETVVRKILGNKATFSPIVTLEPRRRKFHKPITMTIPIPKSSTNDGTSSMFGGDTPTLRLLCSITGGTTPAQWEDITGSTPLTFINQCVSFTTNVSARFWLIDCRQTQESVNFSTQVYREIICVPYMAKFVIFAKTLDPIEARLRCFCMTDDKMDKTLEQQENFTEVARSRDVEVLEGKPIFADCFGNLVPMTKSGQHHVFSFYAFKENRLALFIKIRDTAQEPCGRLSFTKEPRTYRSLTLSAICNLNITLPVYSKESDSDQDPDEESDKTHEKYEDETESTELSIVNAKIVHDPATLASPDLLSDISDLKQDLIKMSELLTADQSLAGEGDEEINLRIIGQEEVEEPFEIVGRVRGDLERVDEILRVGTLNETQNNQTVGESKSGQHDSIHSSDKNVVDTKPKEIVHVHEPVLKEVRITRPTDSSSPPRKDASAMVSHLTTDLANYLQEIPVGAHLVQTENIVEEMFTEVVLQRERRRNPPRIKKPARRKLKDREFASGSSEDELERMSSEESLDGDAVLGEPEEVPPPAPVSPKVVETPIGSIKDRVKALQKKVEEEEKGEGFKRQVRQETQQVTTVQSKSYSTKSEMEEQYMAPPKSPKSPKSPRSQTERIEETMSVRELMKAFQTGRDPSKSKSGLFEHKALTGGAVTSEITRTTQDIPLNQNYDPQKTHSVEKTDPSVITSNDPTASQKVQTSVEIGLSDISARDTDYSREQRLQTEVNVVIQHGNSSEATDEQKEASEISISHERENNKDALFNTDKVQKEDGQVEESTITLKSWQYERNRRSSDRLPSENQNISHERRTSEEPQISPDRRPSEDFSAVIKEELENHPEYQRFKPTPTSAQLGYTFFRETRILQDGQQHNASEYRSNKPNPVVRFATVMVHSEPSVATSVCDDFREMVESPERDDEEQVRDSPGTSFGSRTPHTSLGESETYEELMETPQASPEDPFLSPKEKVKQDQHEDEETTPRVLPMETKSSIQTVQITYSQETGEDLDGYEGMMKKLSATEIQEQPQSESKRTYSEGKEGVDYQYGYSGTVEKLSSTETSKQPKLKPEETYLQENQHEDKEIIPGDLPMETESSIPTVQRRYSQEPEEDHDGYEGMMKKLSATEIKEQPQSESERTYSEGKKGVDYQYGYSGTLEELSTNIQREIKEPYLQKPVEDDQHTHGKTTEEWSTKEIQEQSQTYLQKKDEDEQYGLSSTMGQLSSTETPKQPELKPEETYLQENQHEDKETIPEDLPMDTKSLIQTVHRTYLQETEEDHDGYEGMMKKLSATEIQEQPQSESERTYSEGKEGVDYQYGYSGTVEELSTEIQRELQEAYSQETVEDDQHKHGRATEEWSTKEIQEHSQTECKETYLQKEEPEQHGYTGTSMELSSTETPKQPQSEPEGTYLQEKDIFGHGGIMEELSTEIQGEIKRTYLQETEEGYQHSLSGTTEELSTKEILEPEEREKDEDDQYGHGGTTEVLSSIVKNTGTDETFIVSKETDECKEFPERQQEPYHREITPTRPDHLDTIKPVMMSDPTSAYQSDSLETTPVRDGHSSHKSPDSIDPSPSKDLSETQDSLENSPTDQRPGFSSPAELYHSTLQISELEKCIDDEKSADLSQRETEVPDHTRSLDSRQCLSSQIETFSGPIHAKDREEALGESSVMQEQFSSDEEMFKMAAKRSSFDDMEEDYEKMDSLVLAESRVEDSRVSMPVEASASSSESAEDKDFSSTIKKQFTPEEEMFKMAAKIRVFDEIEKESKMRKVRFDFTSSSQDRSDELRYEYSPDYETKAAKDTQEEQSLEYSQVSSPLESEQCEDSAITKLPQEVDGQAIHDDETSGYMEDSALDEDESQVEVPPMQIHIDKCLFTSVGEAMTTDPMSETIPATSATSASDYSVDIGSDADPKCLVTDEKATSESDEEHSLDNPPSLPVHAKTDVEEPQEEQTPNQSINQEEEEEEGISQAPLQGDLVPWSAKLEDDESFDSRIEAEERKVFALVEDSESHGTTPETTPGRTPTEERTPNPFLFQEGKLFEMTRGGAIDMSRRSLEEEQEAFAFFPLREDSAEEAPFEEGLEEHGTRSSACDSSLVSQFDSSTEVSQNEKPTVEDVYQPTDFDSGKERDLDSADSSIANIDTATSTVTRSVYSEQDLESSDSSTEEEQHSVIEIPTPTQDTPMLPGVSSELHAGEDELQSSFLSSVSTRDSAAEPEGKKPKSKIPVKAASFDQTLGKGDSTEHSRRPKSEADMGLSEWITADIDHSSAKSKSPASRLPVPVEQTLSTPPQTSVLSQIPAVYPPQSENTGKQESSNKEPAQGSSFDVEGDNRALAAVRPSSVGEDVFETRPNWEDCVETQMERISGSSSPDQSKVDWHDDADRKEETLAIIADLLGFSWTELAKELEFSEDEVQQVRSENPNSLQEQSNALLQRWVEREGKHANEDSLIKRLTKINRMDIVHLIETQMNKSVQEQTSRTYAEIERTLDHSEALSSVQEDVDSPRLVRRVDVSSQRHPPAVSEEDLSVASLLDIPSWAETVGHTHSESIHGDMLEELEITQDSFTNPWAVQEVRIESADRAERNEQADEVPEISLQPVTEEQYTDEQGNLVIKKVSRRVIHRCVSADGVEREEVRVEGQPAGAVKVGPTDSCSKVVKRTVVKSEGDQTEVTFCERNLKTEENGGGREVTQRVQTMVVQGERMEKHLGDPHLATELPTAQDDFTQGEDEE; the protein is encoded by the exons agtggctttactcctCTTCACATTGCTGCTCACTACGGGAACGTCAACGTTTCCACACTGCTGCTGAACCGTGGCGCTGCCGTGGACTTTACTGCCCGG AATGGTATAACCCCTCTCCATGTGGCCTCTAAAAGGGGCAATACCAATATGGTGGAGCTCCTGCTGGAAAGGGAAGCACAGATTGATGCTAAAACTAGA gatggaCTGACCCCGCTCCACTGTGCTGCTCGTAGTGGTCATGATGCAGCAGTGGAGATTCTCTTAGAGAAAGGAGCTCCTATACTCGCAAGAACCAAG aacggACTGTCCCCGCTGCACATGTCCGCTCAGGGTGACCATGTGGAGTGTGTGAAGCACCTGCTGCAGCACAAAGCTCCGGTTGACGATGTCACTCTGGATTACCTGACCGCCCTGCACGTCGCCGCCCACTGTGGCCATTACCGAGTCACCAAACTGCTGCTGGACAAGAGAGCCAATCCCAACGCTCGAGCACTG AATGGCTTCACTCCACTGCACATCGCCTGTAAGAAGAACAGGGTGAAGGTGATGGAGCTGCTGGTCAAATATGGAGCTTCCATCCAGGCTGTTACTGAG tctggtcTGACTCCAATACATGTGGCTGCGTTTATGGGTCACCTCAACATAGTTCTGCTGCTGTTGCAGAACGGAGCTTCACCTGACGTCTGCAACATT cgagGTGAGACAGCCCTGCACATGTCTGCGAGGGCGGGGCAGATGGAGGTGGTTCGCTGTCTGCTGAGGAATGGTGCTCGAGTGGACGCCACAGCCAGG gAGGATCAGACCCCGCTCCACATTGCCTCCAGGCTGGGTCAGAGTGAGATAgttcagctgctgctgcagcacatGGCTGATCCTGATGCCTCCACCACCAACGGATACACCCCCCTACACATCGCTGCCCGAGAGGGTCAGATACACACCACCGCCGTGCTGCTGGAGGCCGGAGCCTCACACTCCCTCACCACCAAG AAAGGCTTCACTCCTCTCCATGTTGCTGCTAAGTACGGAAGCCTGGAAGTGGCCAAACTTCTTCTGCAACGTCGAGCTCTTCCTGACGAGGCTGGAAAG aaTGGTCTTACTCCCCTACATGTTGCTGCTCACTATGATAACCAGCAGGTGGCGTTGCTGCTTCTGGAGAAAGGTGCCTCCCCTCACACCACAGCCAAG aacGGTTACACCCCCCTGCATATCGCTGTGAGGAAGAATCAGCTCCAGACGGTAATGGCTCTTCTGCAGAAGGGGGCGGAGCCTGGCTCAGTGACCCTGCAGGGCGTGACCCCGTTGCACCTGGCAGCTCAGGAGGGTCACGCGCACATGACCACACTACTGCTGGAGCagggtgctaatgctaatgctaccacTAAG agcGGACTGACCCCTCTTCACCTCGCTGCCCAGGAGGACAGAGTGAACGCGGCCGAGGTTCTGGTTAAACACGGTGCTAACTTAGACCACCAGACCAAG ctgggTTACACCCCTCTCATCGTAGCGTGTCACTATGGAAATGTGAAGATGGTGAACTTCCTCCTGCAGCACGGTGCCAGCGTCAACGCCAAGACCAAA AACGGCTACACACCTCTCCACCAAGCAGCTCAGCAAGGAAACACACACATCATCAATGTTCTGCTCCAGCATGGTGCTAAGCCTAATGCTGTTACTatg aaTGGAAACACTGCTCTGTCCATTGCGAAACGTCTTGGATACATCTCGGTGGTGGACACACTGAAGGTGGTCACGGAGGAGATCACTACTACCACCACG ACAGTGACGGAGAAGCACAAACTGAACGTGCCGGAGACGATGACGGAAGTTCTCGATGTTTCCGACGAGGAAG gtgagGACACTATGACCGGTGACGGGGGTGAGTATCTGAGAGCAGAGGATCTGAGGGAACTGGGAGACGACTCTCTACCTGGACAGTACCTGGACGGCATGAGCTACCTCAGCCACAACCTGGACAG AGTGCATCAGACTCCACATCTGGGTTACCCAAGAGACGGGGTGCTGATCGAGGACATGATAGCCAGCCACCAG GTGTCTGCTCTCTCTAGAGAGCATGATAAGGATTCTTTCCGGCTGAGTTGGGGAGCGGAGCACCTGGATAACGTGGTGCTGACAAGCACTCTGCTGCACTCTGG CCAGTCTACTCCGTGCCTTGACCATGACAACAGCAG CTTCCTGGTGAGTTTTATGGTAGATGCCCGGGGTGGTGCCATGCGTGGGTGTCGCCACAATGGTCTGCGCATCATTGTGCCACCCAGGAAGTGTTCAGCGCCCACTCGGGTGACCTGCAGGCTGGTGAAAAGACACAGGCTGGCTACTATGCCTCCTCTGGTGGAGGGAGAAGGAATTGCAGGCAGGATCATAGAGGTTGGACCCACTGGGGCACAATTCCTTGG AAAGCTGCACCTGCCCACAGCTCCGCCCCCTCTGAATGAGGGTGAGAGTTTGGTGAGCAGGATCCTGCAGCTCGGCCCACCCGGAACTAAATTCCTCGG gccgGTGATTGTTGAAATCCCTCACTTTGCTGCTCTGCGTGGTTCTGAGCGTGAGCTGGTGATTCTGCGCAGTGAGACGGGCGAGAGCTGGAGGGAACATCACTGTGAACACACTGAAGAGGAACTCAACCAGATACTCAACGGCATGGATGAGG AGTTGGATTCACCTGAGGAGTTGGAGAAGAAGCGAATCTGCCGCATCATCACTCGTGATTTCCCGCAGTACTTTGCGGTGGTGTCTCGGATAAAGCAGGACAGTCATCTGATTGGTCCGGAAGGCGGAGTCTTGAGCAGTACTCTGGTTCCACAGGTGCAGGCTGTGTTTCCAGAGGGAGCGCTGACCAAGAGGATCCGCGTGGGTCTGCAG GCCCAGCCAATTGGGGAGACCGTGGTGAGGAAGATTTTGGGAAATAAAGCCACGTTCAGTCCCATCGTTACTCTGGAGCCTCGGAGGCGTAAATTCCACAAACCGATCACTATGACCATCCCCATCCCCAAAAGTTCCACCAATGATGGAACAAGCAGCATGTTTGGTGGAGACACGCCCACACTGCGCTTACTCTGCAGCATCACAG GAGGCACCACTCCTGCACAGTGGGAGGACATAACAGGATCTACTCCTCTAACCTTTATCAACCAGTGTGTCTCCTTTACCACAAATGTATCGGCCAG GTTCTGGCTCATAGACTGTCGCCAGACTCAGGAGTCGGTGAATTTCTCCACGCAGGTTTATCGTGAGATCATTTGCGTTCCCTACATGGCCAAGTTTGTCATTTTTGCCAAAACTCTGGATCCCATCGAGGCACGTCTGCGCTGCTTCTGCATGACGGACGATAAGATGGATAAAACCCTGGAACAGCAGGAGAACTTCACCGAGGTGGCGCGCAGTCGAGATGTTGAG GTTCTAGAAGGAAAGCCCATTTTCGCAGACTGCTTTGGAAACCTGGTGCCCATGACCAAAAGTGGCCAACACCATGTTTTTAGTTTCTACGCCTTTAAGGAGAACCGGCTTGCCCTTTTCATTAAA ATTCGTGACACCGCGCAGGAGCCCTGTGGGCGCTTATCTTTTACCAAGGAGCCGAGGACTTACCGGAGCCTTACCCTCAGTGCCATCTGTAACCTCAACATAACACTTCCTGTTTATTCCAAG gaatCTGATTCAGACCAAGACCCTGATGAAGAG aGCGACAAGACTCATGAGAAAT ATGAGGACGAAACCGAATCGACAGAACTTTCCATCGTAAACGCAAAAATCGTTCACGATCCAGCCACACTCGCAAGTCCAGACCTCCTTTCAGACATATCTGATTTGAAGCAGGACCTCATCAAAATGTCTGAACTTCTGACCGCTGACCAGTCACTGGCTGGAGAAGGAGATGAAGAAATTAACTTGCGCATCATTGGGCAGGAGGAGGTTGAGGAACCTTTTGAGATAGTGGGTAGAGTTAGAGGGGATCTGGAGAGGGTAGACGAGATTCTGCGTGTTGGAACATTAAATGAAACACAAAATAACCAAACCGTAGGAGAATCTAAATCTGGACAACATGACTCCATACACTCTAGTGACAAAAATGTGGTGGATACCAAACCTAAGGAGATCGTCCATGTACACGAGCCTGTACTCAAGGAGGTCAGAATCACAAGACCCACTGACTCTAGTTCCCCACCCAGGAAAGATGCATCTGCAATGGTCTCTCATCTTACCACCGACTTAGCCAACTATCTCCAGGAGATCCCAGTGGGTGCTCATCTTGTTCAAACAGAGAACATTGTTGAAGAGATGTTTACAGAGGTCGTGCTACAACGGGAACGGAGGCGTAACCCCCCTAGAATCAAGAAGCCAGCCAGAAGGAAGCTTAAAGACAGGGAATTTGCAAGTGGAAGCTCAGAAGATGAACTTGAAAGAATGAGTTCTGAGGAATCGCTGGATGGAGACGCAGTTCTTGGAGAGCCTGAGGAAGTGCCTCCACCAGCACCTGTGTCACCTAAAGTTGTGGAGACTCCCATAGGTTCCATCAAAGATAGAGTAAAAGCTCTTCAAAAGAAAGTGGAAGaggaggaaaaaggggagggttTTAAGAGACAAGTTAGACAGGAAACCCAACAGGTGACTACCGTCCAAAGCAAGTCTTATTCAACCAAGAGTGAAATGGAAGAACAGTATATGGCACCTCCTAAGTCACCAAAGTCGCCAAAATCCCCACGATCCCAGACAGAAAGGATAGAAGAGACCATGTCGGTGAGGGAGCTGATGAAAGCATTCCAAACAGGCCGAGACCCATCAAAGAGCAAGTCCGGGCTTTTTGAACATAAAGCTCTTACTGGAGGAGCAGTGACTTCTGAAATAACTAGGACAACTCAGGACATTCCGCTTAATCAAAACTACGATCCACAAAAAACCCACTCGGTAGAAAAGACTGATCCGTCTGTGATTACCTCTAATGATCCTACTGCCAGTCAAAAAGTCCAAACAAGTGTAGAGATAGGACTTTCAGATATTTCCGCCAGAGACACAGACTACTCGAGAGAACAGAGACTGCAAACTGAGGTAAATGTGGTCATTCAACATGGAAACTCATCTGAAGCAACAGATGAACAAAAAGAAGCTTCAGAAATATCAATCTCTcatgagagagagaacaataaaGATGCTCTGTTTAACACTGACAAAGTCCAGAAAGAAGATGGTCAAGTTGAAGAATCAACAATAACTTTGAAAAGTTGGCAGTATGAGAGGAACAGGCGTAGCTCTGACAGATTACCCTCCGAAAATCAGAACATTAGCCATGAACGGAGAACATCTGAAGAACCACAGATTAGTCCAGACCGGAGACCCTCTGAAGACTTCAGTGCTGTCATCAAGGAGGAACTGGAGAACCATCCAGAGTATCAGCGTTTTAAACCAACCCCAACCTCAGCACAACTTGGATACACCTTCTTCAGAGAAACTAGGATTCTACAAGATGGACAGCAACATAACGCTTCGGAGTACCGTTCAAATAAACCAAATCCTGTGGTCAGATTTGCCACTGTAATGGTGCACAGTGAGCCGTCCGTTGCAACTTCAGTCTGCGATGACTTTAGGGAAATGGTAGAAAGTCCAGAGAGGGACGACGAAGAACAAGTTAGAGATTCACCTGGAACCAGTTTTGGGAGCCGAACACCACATACAAGCTTAGGAGAGAGTGAAACATATGAGGAACTAATGGAAACCCCACAGGCAAGTCCTGAGGATCCCTTTTTGAGCCCAAAGGAAAAGGTAAAACAAGATCAGCATGAGGATGAAGAGACAACGCCCAGAGTTTTACCCATGGAAACCAAAAGTTCAATCCAGACAGTGCAGATAACTTATTCACAAGAGACAGGAGAAGATCTTGATGGGTATGAGGGTATGATGAAGAAGCTGTCAGCTACAGAAATCCAAGAACAACCCCAGTCAGAATCAAAGAGAACATATTCTGAAGGGAAGGAAGGAGTTGATTACCAGTATGGATATAGTGGTACAGTGGAGAAGTTGTCATCTACAGAAACCTCAAAACAACCCAAATTAAAACCAGAGGAAACATATTTACAAGAAAATCAGCATGAGGATAAAGAGATAATTCCAGGTGATTTACCCATGGAAACAGAAAGTTCAATCCCAACAGTTCAGAGAAGATATTCACAAGAGCCAGAAGAAGATCATGATGGGTATGAGGGTATGATGAAGAAGCTGTCCGCTACAGAAATCAAAGAACAACCCCAGTCAGAATCAGAGAGAACATATTCCGAAGGGAAGAAAGGAGTTGATTACCAGTATGGATATAGTGGTACATTGGAGGAGTTGTCAACAAATATCCAAAGAGAAATTAAAGAACCATATTTACAAAAGCCAGTGGAAGATGACCAGCATACACATGGTAAAACAACTGAAGAATGGTCAACGAAAGAAATCCAAGAACAGTCACAAACATATTTACAGAAGAAAGATGAAGATGAGCAGTATGGGTTGAGCAGTACAATGGGGCAGTTGTCATCTACAGAAACCCCAAAACAACCCGAATTAAAACCAGAGGAAACATATTTACAAGAAAATCAGCATGAGGATAAAGAGACAATTCCAGAAGATTTACCCATGGACACCAAAAGTTTAATCCAGACAGTGCATAGAACTTATTTACAAGAGACAGAAGAAGATCATGATGGGTATGAGGGTATGATGAAGAAGCTGTCAGCTACAGAAATCCAAGAACAACCCCAGTCAGAATCAGAGAGAACGTATTCTGAAGGGAAGGAAGGAGTTGATTATCAGTATGGATATAGTGGTACAGTGGAGGAGTTGTCAACAGAAATCCAAAGAGAACTTCAAGAAGCATATTCACAAGAGACAGTGGAAGATGACCAGCATAAACATGGCAGAGCAACTGAAGAATGGTCAACGAAAGAAATCCAAGAACATTCCCAAACAGAATGTAAGGAAACATATTTACAAAAGGAGGAACCTGAGCAGCATGGATATACTGGTACATCGATGGAGTTGTCTTCTACAGAAACCCCAAAACAACCCCAATCAGAACCTGAGGGAACATATTTACAAGAGAAAGATATTTTTGGGCATGGTGGAATAATGGAGGAGTTATCAACAGAAATTCAGggagaaataaaaagaacataTTTACAAGAAACAGAGGAAGGTTACCAGCATAGCCTCAGTGGAACCACAGAAGAATTGTCAACTAAAGAAATCCTGGAacctgaggagagagagaaagatgaagatgACCAGTATGGGCATGGTGGTACAACCGAAGTGTTGTCATCTATAGTAAAGAACACAGGAACAGATGAGACTTTTATAGTCAGCAAGGAAACTGATGAATGTAAAGAATTTCCAGAAAGGCAGCAAGAGCCTTATCATCGCGAAATAACACCAACTAGACCTGATCATTTAGACACTATCAAACCTGTAATGATGAGTGATCCTACAAGTGCCTATCAGAGTGACTCACTGGAAACAACTCCTGTTAGAGATGGACACTCTTCTCACAAATCTCCTGACTCAATTGATCCCAGCCCATCCAAGGACCTCTCAGAAACTCAGGACTCGTTGGAAAACAGTCCCACAGATCAGAGACCAGGGTTTTCAAGTCCTGCAGAACTGTATCACAGCACTTTACAGATTTCTGAGCTTGAGAAATGCATTGATGATGAAAAAAGTGCTGACCTTTCTCAAAGGGAGACGGAAGTACCTGACCACACTAGGTCTTTAGACTCTAGACAGTGCCTTTCAAGTCAAATTGAGACATTTTCAGGTCCAATCCATGCAAAGGATCGAGAGGAAGCTCTGGGTGAGAGCAGTGTGATGCAAGAACAGTTTAGTTCAGATGAAGAGATGTTCAAAATGGCCGCAAAAAGGAGCAGTTTTGATGACATGGAAGAAGATTACGAGAAAATGGATTCCCTTGTTCTTGCAGAAAGTAGGGTAGAGGACTCTAGAGTGAGCATGCCAGTGGAAGCTAGTGCATCCTCCAGTGAGTCTGCAGAGGATAAAGACTTTTCCAGCACCATCAAAAAACAGTTTACACCTGAAGAAGAGATGTTCAAAATGGCTGCGAAAATCAGAGTGTTTGATGAAATTGAAAAGGAATCTAAAATGAGAAAAGTGCGATTTGACTTCACGTCTTCTTCACAGGATAGAAGCGACGAGCTGCGGTACGAATATTCTCCGGACTATGAAACAAAAGCAGCCAAAGACACACAAGAGGAACAGTCACTTGAGTATAGTCAGGTGTCTTCACCTCTGGAATCAGAGCAGTGTGAGGACTCAGCCATAACTAAACTACCTCAAGAGGTTGATGGACAAGCCATACATGATGATGAAACCTCGGGGTATATGGAGGACAGTGCTTTAGATGAGGATGAGTCACAGGTAGAGGTTCCGCCTATGCAAATTCACATTGACAAGTGCCTTTTCACATCAGTAGGTGAGGCTATGACTACAGATCCCATGAGTGAGACGATACCTGCAACATCAGCAACATCAGCATCAGACTACAGTGTGGACATTGGTAGTGATGCTGATCCAAAGTGTCTTGTCACTGATGAGAAAGCCACAAGTGAATCAGATGAAGAACATTCTTTAGACAACCCACCGTCTCTACCCGTGCATGCCAAAACTGATGTAGAAGAACCTCAGGAAGAGCAAACGCCAAACCAAAGtattaatcaagaggaagaagaagaagaaggaattTCACAAGCGCCTCTTCAAGGAGATCTCGTGCCTTGGAGCGCCAAACTGGAAGACGATGAAAGCTTTGACTCGCGGATTGAAGCTGAAGAGAGGAAAGTCTTTGCCTTAGTTGAAGACAGTGAGTCTCATGGGACAACACCAGAAACGACTCCTGGTCGGACCCCCACAGAAGAACGAACGCCAAACCCTTTCCTGTTCCAGGAAGGAAAGCTTTTTGAAATGACCAGAGGAGGCGCAATTGACATGAGCAGGAGGAGCTTAGAAGAAGAGCAAGAGGCGTTTGCCTTTTTCCCTTTAAGAGAAGACTCTGCTGAGGAGGCTCCATTTGAAGAAGGTCTAGAGGAACATGGAACAAGGTCTAGTGCCTGTGACTCCTCACTTGTTTCCCAGTTCGATTCATCCACAGAGGTTTCACAGAATGAAAAACCCACTGTAGAAGATGTTTATCAGCCCACTGACTTTGATAGTGGTAAAGAGAGGGATCTAGACTCTGCAGATTCATCCATCGCAAATATTGATACCGCCACCTCCACAGTTACCCGATCAGTTTACTCCGAACAGGACTTGGAGTCTTCCGACTCGTCTACAGAGGAGGAACAACACTCCGTTATTGAAATTCCTACACCTACTCAAGACACCCCCATGCTCCCTGGTGTCTCCTCAGAGCTCCACGCCGGTGAAGACGAACTACAGTCTTCATTTCTGTCTTCAGTGTCAACCAGAGACTCTGCTGCAGAACCTGAGGGCAAGAAACCCAAATCAAAGATACCAGTGAAAGCTGCCAGCTTTGACCAAACTTTAGGAAAAGGTGACTCAACCGAGCACAGCCGCAGACCCAAATCTGAAGCTGATATGGGCCTGTCAGAGTGGATTACAGCTGATATAGATCATTCCTCGGCTAAATCCAAGTCTCCAGCCTCTAGGCTTCCTGTGCCTGTTGAACAAACACTGTCCACCCCGCCTCAGACAAGTGTCCTCTCTCAGATCCCTGCTGTGTACCCACCGCAATCTGAAAATACAGGAAAACAAGAGTCTTCAAACAAGGAACCTGCCCAGGGCTCCTCCTTTGACGTAGAAGGAGACAACAGGGCTTTGGCAGCAGTTAGACCGTCCTCTGTGGGTGAGGATGTGTTTGAGACCAGACCCAACTGGGAGGATTGTGTGGAGACCCAGATGGAGCGAATCTCAGGCAGCAGTAGTCCAGATCAGAGTAAAG TGGACTGGCATGATGATGCTGATCGGAAAGAAGAGACTCTGGCCATTATTGCTGACCTTCTAGGTTTTAGCTGGACAG AGTTGGCGAAGGAGCTGGAGTTTAGTGAAGATGAAGTTCAGCAGGTTCGTTCAGAAAACCCTAACTCTCTACAAGAGCAAAGCAACGCCCTCCTGCAGCGCTGGGTCGAGCGAGAGGGAAAACATGCAAACG AGGACAGTCTTATAAAGAGACTGACTAAAATAAACCGCATGGACATCGTCCACCTCATAGAGACGCAGATGAATAAATCGGTCCAGGAGCAGACGTCCAGGACATATGCTGAAATCGAGAGAACTCTGGACCACAGTGAAG cgctgTCGTCAGTGCAGGAGGATGTGGACAGTCCTCGACTGGTCAGGAGAGTGGACGTCTCCTCTCAGAGACACCCCCCTGCCGTCTCAGAGGAGGACCTGTCTGTAGCCTCACTACTGGACATCCCATCCTGGGCAGAGACGGTTGGACACACCCATTCAGAGAGTATCCACGGAGACATGCTGGAGGAACTGGAAATCACACA GGACAGTTTCACGAATCCATGGGCGGTTCAAGAGGTCCGGATTGAATCTGCAGATAGAGCTGAACGAAATGAACAG GCGGATGAGGTGCCGGAGATTTCTCTACAGCCCGTGACTGAGGAGCAGTACACTGATGAACAGGGAAACCTGGTGATTAAGAAG GTGAGCCGGAGGGTGATCCACCGCTGTGTCTCTGCGGATGGGGTGGAAAGAGAGGAGGTCAGGGTGGAGGGACAACCTGCTGGAGCTGTCAAGGTGGGCCCGACAGACTCCTGCTCCAAAGTGGTGAAGAGGACGGTGGTGAAGAGCGAAGGAGATCAGACAGAG